A stretch of the Aegilops tauschii subsp. strangulata cultivar AL8/78 chromosome 4, Aet v6.0, whole genome shotgun sequence genome encodes the following:
- the LOC109769578 gene encoding uncharacterized protein codes for MAASSSSQGRRGKETADELLARLNLQEEEDDDFIWEEELPDLGVPAKWLAIARVHTPKSFSPNNALYGDMRATWNPTRTVVWRKIKDSLFTAQFGCLGDWNKAMLEGPWLFRDHAVIMKEYDGFKKPESVVLDKLSVWAQIHVLLDNFLIERAVRGLASRIGEVEEVQLKLPAGFCGEFVRVRVKIDINAKIKCFVTGTKGEKRVRYEVKCEKLPIFCYNCGEFGHWHEECGDGVHDESTFEWGEFFLANNVSFRPVGRGNFGTQQGRGGPGRSGG; via the coding sequence ATGGCAGCAAGTTCCAGCTCACAAGGACGGCGGGGGAAGGAGACTGCGGATGAGTTGTTGGCTCGGCTGAACTtacaggaggaggaggatgatgacTTCATTTGGGAAGAAGAATTGCCGGACTTGGGGGTGCCGGCGAAGTGGCTCGCTATAGCCCGGGTGCATACACCAAAATCTTTTAGCCCTAATAATGCTCTGTACGGGGACATGCGAGCGACATGGAACCCCACGAGGACTGTGGTGTGGAGGAAGATCAAAGATAGTCTGTTCACAGCCCAGTTTGGTTGTCTCGGTGATTGGAACAAAGCAATGTTGGAGGGACCCTGGCTGTTCAGAGATCATGCGGTAATCATGAAGGAGTATGATGGATTCAAGAAGCCCGAGAGTGTTGTCCTGGACAAGCTGTCGGTCTGGGCTCAAATACATGTTCTCCTGGATAATTTCCTTATAGAACGGGCAGTCAGGGGATTGGCGTCTCGCATCGGGGAAGTGGAGGAGGTCCAGTTGAAACTCCCGGCAGGTTTCTGTGGGGAGTTCGTCCGGGTCAGAGTGAAAATTGATATAAATGCCAAGATAAAATGTTTTGTTACGGGGACGAAAGGAGAAAAAAGGGTGAGATACGAAGTGAAGTGTGAGAAACTCCCAATCTTTTGTTATAACTGCGGTGAATTTGGCCACTGGCATGAGGAGTGCGGAGATGGAGTTCATGATGAGTCCACTTTTGAATGGGGGGAGTTTTTTTTAGCTAACAATGTGAGCTTCAGGCCTGTTGGCCGAGGGAATTTTGGCACCCAGCAAGGCAGAGGAGGCCCCGGGAGGTCAGGGGGGTGA